DNA sequence from the Pedobacter schmidteae genome:
GCAGCCAACTATGGAAATGATAAAATGGGGGTGCCGATTGTTGGATTGGATACCGACCCGTCGAAGGCTGTTCCGAGAGCAAAAAATGTAAATGAGAACTACGATTACATCATTCAACTATTGCTGAAAGCAGCCGATAACCTGCCTTATTTTACAGATATGAATGCTTCGGATTATGGAAAAGCTCATAAAACTGCGGCATGGGCGTATTTGTCGAAGGTTTATCTGTTTAAAAAGGATTATGCGAATGCAAAGAAATATGCTGATATGGTGATTGGTTCGGGCAAACATGAGCTGGTTTTGACCGGTTTTGCCGATGTTTTTAAGGCGTCGAATAACTGGTCGAAGGAATACATCTGGTCGGTGGTATGCTCGCCAAGTGTAGGTGGTACCGGTTGGGGAAGTAAATTGCCTGGAGTAATGCTGACCAATAAAGGCTGGAATATTTACAATGGATGGGGCTATTACCTGCCTACCAAAGAATTATATGATTCTTTTGAAACTGGTGATCAGCGTAGGGAAGCCACCATTTTAAAGCCGGGTGATAAGTTTATGTTTTTTGGACAAGAGCGCAGCTTTACCAAAGATGGCGGGGCTACTTCCGATTATCAGTTTAAAAAATATATGGAACCGTTTTCATATCCAAATCCTATTCCATTGCATGTAAATCCAAGTGGCGACAATGGAACTACAGATTTGAACGTGCCATTGATGCGTTTTGCCGAAGTTTTATTGATCAAAGCAGAGGCGGCCATTATGCAGGATGGAGCCGGGGCAGGTGATGCGGAGCTAAACAGGATCCGCTCGCGGGCAGGTTTGGGTATTAAGACCGGGATGACCCTGGTTGATTTGAAGAGAGAGCGCAGAAATGAGCTGGCTGGTGAGTGGGCCGACCGTCACCGCGATCTGGTACGTTGGGGAGATGCAAAGGCTACTTATGCTAAACCGCTACACGATTCGCAAGGCAAAGAAATCTGGCCTGCCAGAGCTTTTGATCCGGAGATACATGGCGTATGGGCAGTGCCTCAAAGAGAAATTGACAACAGTGGCCGCGTGATTGTACAAAACTTTGGCTGGTAAAATCATTGGTTTGAAAATCCAGAGTCGTTATCCCGACCCTGGATTTTCAAACCATTTTTATTTATTTTTAATTATTGAATGCAAAAGCTGATGAAGCAACTTTTTTATAGTACGCTGATAACCGTGTTGTTCTTTTCATTAGGAACAACCGCGCAAACTCCTTTGAATTATAACCGTGGTCACAGCCACAACGATTACCACCAGCACATCCCTTTGCTTACCGCTTATTATGCCGGAATGGGAGCTATTGAAGCCGATGTTTTTTTGAAGAACGGGCAACTGTATGTAGCCCATGAGCTATCGGAAATTACAGCAGATGCTACTTTAAAAAAGCTCTACCTGGAGCCGCTGGCTAAGTTTTACGTAAAAAACGGAAACCGGGCTTATGCCGATAGCACGCTGCAGCTTCAGCTGGTGATAGACATTAAGAAAGACCATCCAAAGGTGATTGAGCAATTGATAAAAGAGTTGAGCAGTTATGGCGATATTTTTAACAGTAGCAGGAATAGAAATGCTATCCGCATAGTGCTGAGCGGCGATATGCCTGCTCCGGCAGCTTTTAAAGATTACCCTGATTATATTTCATTTGATGGCCGCCCTGGAGTGGATTATGCTCCGGATCAGTTAAAGCGTGTGGCCATGATCAGCGATGCTATAAAATCTTATACCTCATGGAATGGAAAAGGTACACCTACAAAGGCAGATGAGGCTAAGTTGAGAACTGTAATTGAGGAAGCGCATCGTAAACATAAGCCATTCCGCTTTTGGGCTACACAGGACAGCCCGAATACCTGGATTGTGCTGGAAAAGCTGGGGGCTGATTGGATCAATACCGATCAACCGGAAAAGCTGCGGGAGTTTTACCTGCATAAAGACAAGCTGACGTATACCAGGCCGGTAGCTTATCCGGTTTATACACCCGACTATAAGACTGATGGATTAAAGAAACCGGCTAAAAACGTGATCTTTTTAATTGGCGATGGGATGGGGCTGGCGCAGATTCATGCAGCAACCATTGCTAATCATGGACAATTGAACATCGGTAAAATGCATCATATTGGTTTATCGCAAACGGGTGCTGCTAACTCAGGAAATACAGATTCTGCTGCGGGAGGTTCGGCCTTTGCCATGGGCGAGAAAACCAATAACCGCTATATTGGGATGGGTGCGGATAACCGGAAACGGACCAACCTGGTGGATACATTGGCTGGCTATGGCCTAAAAAGTGGCATCATCAGCGTAGGCGATATCACCGATGCTACACCTGCCGTGTTTTATGCACATCAGGTGGACAGGAGCATGAGCCAGGAAATTGCTACCGATTTGTTGGACAGCAAGGTTGAAATTTTGATTGGTTCTAACCAGAAAAGCTTTTTTAAAAATAAGGATGCAGGCTTGATGGGGAAATTGGCCGGCAAAGGCTTTAAAATAACTAATACGCTGGCTGACTTTGCCAAAGAAAGCAAAGGTAAGCAGTTGGTTCTACTAGCTGACAGCGCTACGCGGCCTGTAAAAGATGGACGTGGAGCTGTGTTGAAAGAGGCGCTCTTACATACAATAAAACTACTTTCGGGAAATAAAAAAGGCTTTTTTGTGATGGCTGAAGGTGCCCAGATTGACTATGGTGGGCATGCCAATGATTTGCCTTATGTAGTGACCGAATTGCATGATTTTGATGAAGCGGTAGGGGCCGCGCTGCGCTTTGCGGATCAGGATGGCGAAACATTGGTAGTTGTTACGGCAGACCATGAAACCGGCGGTTTAACCTTGCTGGATGCTTCAGTGGCTGATGGTATGATCAGCGGCGAATTCAGTACCAATGACCATACCAATATTATGGTACCTGTTTTTGCTTATGGGCCGGGATCGGAATTATTTACAGGGATGTATCAGAACAATGAAATCTTTCATAAGATTTTGAAAGCACTGGCATTGAAAGAGAAGAAATAGGGTTACTTATCTGCTGCAATCCTGTAGATGGGATCTTCCAATACGTTGACTTCAATTATTGCATCGGCATTTTTAAGCAATTGACGGCAATCTTCGCTCAGGTATTTCAAATGCAGTTCTTTTCCAGCTTTGCGGTAGCGTTCTGTTAGTTTGTTGAGGGCATCAATTCCCGACATATCGGCAATTCTGCTGTTCCGGAAATTGATGATCACCCTTTGTGGGTCGCCTGCTACATCAAACTTTTCGTTGAAGGCAGTTACCGAGCCAAAAAATAATGGACCATAAATTTCATAGTGTTTTACACCGTTTTCGTCTGTATATTTTCTGGCCCTTATTCGTTTGGCACTTTCCCAGGCAAATACCAGGGCCGAAATGATGACGCCGATGAGTACTGCGAGGGCCAGATTATGCAGCCAAATGGTAATGAGCGCTACCAGAACACCTACAAAGATGTCCTGTTTTGGCATTTTATTGATCACTTTAAAACTCATCCATTCGAATGTGGTGATAGCTACCATGATCATGACACCTGTAAGGGCAGCCATGGGTACTTTTTCGATGAGGGAGGAACCGAACAAGATGATAACTAAAATGGTGATAGCGGCGACAATACCCGATAGACGGGCCCTTGCACCGGCCGAAAGGTTGACCAGTGTTTGTGCGATCATGGGACAGCCGCCCATGCCGAAAAAGAAACCATTAAGGATATTGGCACTGCCCTGGGCAATAGATTCTCTGTTTCCATTCCCCCTTGTTTCTGTTATTTCATCTACCAGGTTTAGGGTGAGCAATCCTTCGGTTAAACCTACTGCCGCCATAATTAAGGCATAGGGAAATATGATGCTGAGGGTTTCCAGCGTAAACGGGATTTTGGGGATATGGAAAGGGGGGAAGCCACCGCCAACTGATGCGATATCTTTAACGGTTTTGGTGTCGATATTGAAGCCCAGTACGACAAGGAAAACAACAATAATGGCGACCAATGAAGCTGGTACTGTTTTAGTGATTTTTGGCCATAACAAAACTATGGCAATGGTTAGTGCTACCAGGCCAGCCATGGTATATAATGCCGGGCCACTTAACCATTGGAGTTGCCCGTTTATATTGATTTTGAACTGTTCCAGCTGAGCCATAAATATAACCACTGCAAGGCCGTTTACAAATCCAAACATCACCGGCTGGGGAACCAGGCGGATAAATTTGCCCAATTTAAACAGGCCGACTATAATTTGCAGCATACCGGCCAGGGCTACGGCAGCAAATACATACTCCAGTCCGTTTGATTTCATGAGGGCAATGAGTACAATTACAGTAGCGCCGGCACCACCGGAAATGAGGCCCGGCCTGCCACCAAAAATAGAGGTGACCAGCCCCATGATAAATGCGGCATATAATCCGGATAGCGGAGGTAAACCAGCAAGGATGGCGAAAGACAAGGATTCGGGCATCATGGTCATGGCCACTGTTAAGCCGGCAAGAATCTCTGTCCTGTAATTTACTTTTTGCGAAAAATCAAACAAATGGAAATGTGCTTTCATAAGATTATCCGCAAAAGTAGGATATTAATGATTGCTATTGATCATTGAGTGTTTTTAAAAATGCGATGATGTCCTGTATTTCTTTTTTGCTGAGGTTGAGGGGATCAGATGGCAGCGTCTGATTATCGAGTGCCAGTCCTTTTCCAGCTGCGCCGCCTTGATTGTAGAAATCCATAACCTGCTCCAGTGTTTTATAGGCGCCATTGTGCATATAAGGAGCTGTTAAA
Encoded proteins:
- a CDS encoding RagB/SusD family nutrient uptake outer membrane protein, translating into MKTIKYLAIAVIAVLSACKNQLNITPEGAPSLQNFWKTKEDALKAEGGLYEKYNEEDYYGRGMFWFINASDDMVTGRNKPEADNIKNFNKNYIGGGYTESQWSMRYAIIKRANDIIKNVPGIAMDEQLKKLIIGDAYFNAGLVYFQLAANYGNDKMGVPIVGLDTDPSKAVPRAKNVNENYDYIIQLLLKAADNLPYFTDMNASDYGKAHKTAAWAYLSKVYLFKKDYANAKKYADMVIGSGKHELVLTGFADVFKASNNWSKEYIWSVVCSPSVGGTGWGSKLPGVMLTNKGWNIYNGWGYYLPTKELYDSFETGDQRREATILKPGDKFMFFGQERSFTKDGGATSDYQFKKYMEPFSYPNPIPLHVNPSGDNGTTDLNVPLMRFAEVLLIKAEAAIMQDGAGAGDAELNRIRSRAGLGIKTGMTLVDLKRERRNELAGEWADRHRDLVRWGDAKATYAKPLHDSQGKEIWPARAFDPEIHGVWAVPQREIDNSGRVIVQNFGW
- a CDS encoding alkaline phosphatase, whose translation is MKQLFYSTLITVLFFSLGTTAQTPLNYNRGHSHNDYHQHIPLLTAYYAGMGAIEADVFLKNGQLYVAHELSEITADATLKKLYLEPLAKFYVKNGNRAYADSTLQLQLVIDIKKDHPKVIEQLIKELSSYGDIFNSSRNRNAIRIVLSGDMPAPAAFKDYPDYISFDGRPGVDYAPDQLKRVAMISDAIKSYTSWNGKGTPTKADEAKLRTVIEEAHRKHKPFRFWATQDSPNTWIVLEKLGADWINTDQPEKLREFYLHKDKLTYTRPVAYPVYTPDYKTDGLKKPAKNVIFLIGDGMGLAQIHAATIANHGQLNIGKMHHIGLSQTGAANSGNTDSAAGGSAFAMGEKTNNRYIGMGADNRKRTNLVDTLAGYGLKSGIISVGDITDATPAVFYAHQVDRSMSQEIATDLLDSKVEILIGSNQKSFFKNKDAGLMGKLAGKGFKITNTLADFAKESKGKQLVLLADSATRPVKDGRGAVLKEALLHTIKLLSGNKKGFFVMAEGAQIDYGGHANDLPYVVTELHDFDEAVGAALRFADQDGETLVVVTADHETGGLTLLDASVADGMISGEFSTNDHTNIMVPVFAYGPGSELFTGMYQNNEIFHKILKALALKEKK
- a CDS encoding SulP family inorganic anion transporter, which produces MKAHFHLFDFSQKVNYRTEILAGLTVAMTMMPESLSFAILAGLPPLSGLYAAFIMGLVTSIFGGRPGLISGGAGATVIVLIALMKSNGLEYVFAAVALAGMLQIIVGLFKLGKFIRLVPQPVMFGFVNGLAVVIFMAQLEQFKININGQLQWLSGPALYTMAGLVALTIAIVLLWPKITKTVPASLVAIIVVFLVVLGFNIDTKTVKDIASVGGGFPPFHIPKIPFTLETLSIIFPYALIMAAVGLTEGLLTLNLVDEITETRGNGNRESIAQGSANILNGFFFGMGGCPMIAQTLVNLSAGARARLSGIVAAITILVIILFGSSLIEKVPMAALTGVMIMVAITTFEWMSFKVINKMPKQDIFVGVLVALITIWLHNLALAVLIGVIISALVFAWESAKRIRARKYTDENGVKHYEIYGPLFFGSVTAFNEKFDVAGDPQRVIINFRNSRIADMSGIDALNKLTERYRKAGKELHLKYLSEDCRQLLKNADAIIEVNVLEDPIYRIAADK